In Juglans microcarpa x Juglans regia isolate MS1-56 chromosome 8D, Jm3101_v1.0, whole genome shotgun sequence, the following are encoded in one genomic region:
- the LOC121242831 gene encoding TMV resistance protein N-like, whose translation MTSSNASSGVLSFTSSSNSSSLSSQWSYDVFLSFQGENTRNNFTGHLYRALHQNGINTYIDNEELRRGEKISPTLLKAIEESKISIVVFSENYASSAWCLDELIKILECKGSKQQKVLPVFYKVEPSTVRHQINSFKEALAKHEENFKDDAKVQRWKTALKQAADLSGFHLKINEEQSKLKAY comes from the exons ATGACTTCTTCCAACGCATCATCGGGAGTCCTTTCCTTTACTTCCTCCTCCAATTCCTCTTCTTTATCCTCTCAATGGAGTTATGATGTATTCTTGAGCTTTCAAGGTGAGAATACCCGTAATAATTTTACTGGTCATCTTTATAGAGCTTTGCATCAAAATGGAATCAATACTTATATAGATAACGAGGAGCTAAGAAGAGGTGAAAAAATTTCTCCTACACTTTTGAAGGCAATTGAAGAGTCCAAGATTTCGATTGttgtattttctgaaaactaTGCGTCATCTGCGTGGTGTTTGGATGAGCTGATAAAGATCTTAGAGTGTAAAGGATCAAAGCAACAGAAGGTTTTACCAGTGTTTTACAAAGTTGAGCCATCGACAGTACGCCACCAAATAAATAGTTTCAAAGAAGCATTGGCTAAACATGAAGAAAATTTCAAGGATGATGCTAAAGTTCAGAGGTGGAAGACTGCCTTAAAACAAGCTGCCGATCTATCTGGTTTTCATTTAAAGATCAACGA GGAACAGAGCAAATTGAAGGCATATTGA
- the LOC121242437 gene encoding uncharacterized mitochondrial protein AtMg00810-like, whose amino-acid sequence MGELKYFLGIEVARSAKGITLCQRKYALDILQDRGFSGCKPVAFPMESTLKLSANDSSPPLSDPTSYRRLVGRLLYLTITRPELAYSVQALSQFMATPSTIHLQADQRVLRYIKATPGQGIFMSAASPLHLKAYSDNDWGGCLYTRRSVTGFTVFIGDSLISWKSKKQPTVSRSSTESEYRALASTTCEIQWLFYLLADLNVLHSQAALLYTDSKPASDIASNPIQHERTKHIQLYCHIFEVLNFTDALQCNLLDAWNGY is encoded by the exons ATGGGAGAATTAAAATACTTCTTAGGGATAGAAGTAGCTAGATCAGCCAAGGGCATCACATTGTGTCAAAGGAAGTATGCCCTTGATATCTTGCAAGATAGGGGCTTTTCTGGTTGTAAACCAGTAGCGTTTCCAATGGAATCTACCCTAAAGCTAAGTGCAAATGATTCCTCTCCTCCTTTATCTGATCCTACTTCATATAGAAGACTTGTTGGCAGATTATTGTACCTCACTATAACCAGACCTGAGTTAGCTTACTCAGTTCAAGCTTTAAGTCAGTTTATGGCCACTCCTAGCACCATTCATCTTCAAGCTGATCAGAGAGTACTTCGATACATCAAAGCCACACCAGGTCAAGGGATTTTCATGTCTGCAGCATCTCCCTTACATTTAAAAGCATATTCTGACAATGATTGGGGTGGTTGCCTATATACTAGAAGAAGTGTGACTGGTTTCACAGTTTTTATAGGAGATTCTCTTAtctcttggaaatcaaagaagcaaCCCACTGTTAGCAGATCATCTACTGAATCTGAATACAGGGCTTTAGCGTCTACAACTTGTGAGATTCAATGGCTATTCTATCTTCTGGCTGACTTAAATGTTCTTCATTCTCAAGCTGCATTATTGTATACTGATAGCAAACCTGCTTCTGATATTGCTTCTAATCCTATTCAACATGAAAGGACCAAGCATATACAACTATATTGCCACATT TTTGAAGTTCTAAATTTTACAGATGCACTGCAGTGCAACTTGTTGGATGCATGGAATGGTTATTGA